Proteins co-encoded in one Saccharomyces cerevisiae S288C chromosome II, complete sequence genomic window:
- the SEC17 gene encoding alpha-soluble NSF attachment protein SEC17 (Alpha-SNAP cochaperone; SNARE-complex adaptor for Sec18 (NSF) during the disassembly of postfusion cis-SNARE complexes; stimulates the ATPase activity of Sec18p; peripheral membrane protein required for vesicular transport between ER and Golgi, the 'priming' step in homotypic vacuole fusion, and autophagy; similar to mammalian alpha-SNAP): MSDPVELLKRAEKKGVPSSGFMKLFSGSDSYKFEEAADLCVQAATIYRLRKELNLAGDSFLKAADYQKKAGNEDEAGNTYVEAYKCFKSGGNSVNAVDSLENAIQIFTHRGQFRRGANFKFELGEILENDLHDYAKAIDCYELAGEWYAQDQSVALSNKCFIKCADLKALDGQYIEASDIYSKLIKSSMGNRLSQWSLKDYFLKKGLCQLAATDAVAAARTLQEGQSEDPNFADSRESNFLKSLIDAVNEGDSEQLSEHCKEFDNFMRLDKWKITILNKIKESIQQQEDDLL, encoded by the exons ATGTCAGACCCTGTAgagttattgaaaaga GCTGAGAAGAAGGGTGTTCCTTCATCGGGTTTCATGAAATTGTTTAGCGGTTCTGATTCATACAAGTTTGAGGAGGCTGCTGATCTTTGTGTCCAAGCAGCCACCATTTACCGTCTAAGAAAAGAGTTAAACTTGGCAGGAGACTCGTTTTTGAAAGCTGCTGACTATCAGAAAAAGGCTGGTAATGAAGACGAAGCAGGAAATACCTACGTAGAGGCTTATAAATGCTTTAAAAGCGGTGGAAACTCTGTGAACGCCGtggattcattagaaaatgctattcaaatttttactcATAGGGGGCAGTTCCGGAGAGGTGCTAATTTCAAGTTTGAGCTTGGAGAAATTCTAGAAAATGATTTGCATGACTATGCAAAAGCTATAGATTGCTATGAGCTCGCTGGTGAGTGGTATGCCCAAGACCAGTCGGTAGCATTATCGAATAAGTGTTTTATCAAATGCGCAGATCTAAAGGCTCTTGACGGTCAATATATTGAAGCAAGTGATATATATTCGAAGTTGATCAAGAGCAGCATGGGCAATAGATTGAGCCAATGGAGTTTGAAGGATTACTTCCTAAAAAAAGGGCTTTGTCAGCTAGCTGCTACTGATGCAGTCGCTGCTGCAAGAACTTTACAAGAGGGTCAAAGTGAAGATCCGAATTTTGCGGATTCAAGGGAGtcaaatttcttgaaaagtTTAATCGATGCTGTTAATGAAGGTGATAGCGAGCAGCTAAGCGAACACTGTAAGGAGTTTGACAATTTTATGAGACTAGATAAATGGAAAATTaccattttgaataaaattAAGGAGTCCATCCAGCAACAAGAAGATGATTTGTTATGA
- the MOH1 gene encoding Moh1p (hypothetical protein, essential for stationary phase survival; not required for growth on nonfermentable carbon sources; possibly linked with vacuolar transport): MGLRYSIYIENPLSSPSSSYKSINDPLFHSQHRSQKNVSFITYGCRHCKTHLSSSFQIISRDYRGRTGTAYLMNKVVNVVEGKVEQRRMLTGDYLVCDILCHWCKRNVGWKYLQSSNDDQQYKEGKFILELKNICKCT, from the coding sequence atgggATTGCGTTACTCCATATATATTGAAAATCCGTTATCTTCCCCATCATCATCGTATAAATCAATAAACGACCCGTTATTCCACTCTCAGCATCGATCGCAAAAAAACGTGAGCTTCATCACCTACGGTTGTAGACATTGCAAGACACATCTTTCCAGTTCCTTCCAGATTATTTCTAGAGATTATAGGGGTAGGACCGGAACTGCTTATTTAATGAACAAAGTTGTTAATGTCGTTGAAGGAAAGGTCGAGCAACGAAGAATGTTGACTGGCGACTACTTAGTCTGTGATATTCTTTGTCATTGGTGCAAGAGGAACGTAGGTTGGAAATACTTGCAGAGCAGCAATGATGATCAGCAGTATAAGGAAGGAAAGTTTATCTTAGAGCTGAAAAACATTTGTAAATGTACTTGA